AAAATAGCACCGTAATGCTTTGTGCTTAcccaaagctaaagctaaaataGCTAAAATTTCCTGCCGGGAACCAATACACATGTTCTAGTCTAAATTGTTGTCTTCCAAAAAATCTGAAATGTTCATCAAAAAGCTTCGTCTACAATTAGGAAATATTATATTGCAGTCTGCACCCATCTTTCCAAAACGTTCTGCTGATTCGTATTTGTGCTGCATTTTCCGTTCATGTAAATCAAAAGCTTGGTGTTCTGAAGGCCTGAAAAATAATTTGCAATTATTTACTATGCAACCATTACACTTTTTTGCCAACTTACGTAAGCAAAAAATGTATGATTTCGGCGTACAAGTCTTCTTCTAAATCGTAAAATGGACTATGCGCTAACTCACAAACACTTTTAATGAAACAATCTTTACCATATCCTGAAAACTCCAAAAGTCCTTCTATTGCTATATATACATCGCCTGCACTCAGTGGGCGTAAGAAATGTGTTCTCCGAGTTGACCTTGCCGTTATTACCTCCGAAGGAAAATATCTTCCCTTTACAACGTCAACCATTACTCGAGCCCATGTTGGAAAACTGTAAAAATCCTTCAGTCGGTATGGAAGTTTGTACCATACTCCAAATCCAAAACTCATACCCAATTGTCTGATTGGGTACTTCTTCTTAGGGACATACAATGGCAATATGGAAgatgtaccaactgcaaactgaaatgaaaaagaaaatgtaattttgcaATACACATCAAGTGCACACCAACAAAAAACAAACTTGTAGAGAACTAAAATGAGGATAAAGCAAGTATCGACCTTCTTCAGGAACATCGGATGTATTATTTTTAAGATCCGTTGCTACGGCAATATTTAGTAGAATATGGTTCAAAGAGAGCGTGAATAATATTTGTATGAAATACATTTCTGGGTTTGTATCACTTATAGCTTCACAATCAGATTACAAACTGTTGGCTAATCTATCGAGATATAAAGCACTTAATGGCAAGGTACGAAATCAAAACGTGCTAATTCGAT
The nucleotide sequence above comes from Armigeres subalbatus isolate Guangzhou_Male chromosome 3, GZ_Asu_2, whole genome shotgun sequence. Encoded proteins:
- the LOC134222131 gene encoding uncharacterized protein LOC134222131; this encodes MYFIQILFTLSLNHILLNIAVATDLKNNTSDVPEEGRYLLYPHFSSLQFAVGTSSILPLYVPKKKYPIRQLGMSFGFGVWYKLPYRLKDFYSFPTWARVMVDVVKGRYFPSEVITARSTRRTHFLRPLSAGDVYIAIEGLLEFSGYGKDCFIKSVCELAHSPFYDLEEDLYAEIIHFLLTPSEHQAFDLHERKMQHKYESAERFGKMGADCNIIFPNCRRSFLMNISDFLEDNNLD